In Nitrospirota bacterium, one genomic interval encodes:
- a CDS encoding fused MFS/spermidine synthase: MKNRFFRFLSLCFFLSGATALIYEVIWVRLFTLTFGNTVYAVGVVLTAFMSGLSLGSFLLGRWADRDINLLKAYAILEAGIGVYALVSPELISSMTSFYISVSPLGMPLWMLQGLRYSLSIMALLIPTTLMGGTLPVLSRYFIRSHGELEKRVGRLYAINTIGGVIGVFLAGFILIRFFGLSFSLMLTAFLNIGIGIITFYLGTTIPKADMTEGIPIRMLSEERPSGYRYAIFAFFFSGFSAMLYEVAWSRQLVAIIGSATYSFSLILMGFLSGIGIGSMIVSRVSDRHKPGLFHFSAIELLIGITCFSTLFLFNLLPPLMLKGLQLTESYNTVLTLEFLLVLVFILVPTILFGATFPIIAGVYSKEGHTGKSIGNIYAVNTTGCILGSAVSAFLLLPSLGSVMSVKIAVAINIAIGIVGLAVLGRRYLLAASTVLFIVPFIPISIPNEYLDSGVSIYGKRSDYSLNQKNVFYLYQKEGLNATISVRANAEGNISLRTNGKTDASFYDMPTQLALGYFPVLLHPEPEDALVIGFGSGATVRAVLDYPKISHVDCIEIEPAVIEAGRFFERASEKALHDPRLSLFIEDARSYIVSSKKKYDIIISEPSNPWISGIGNLFSKEFYETASRLLDEEGIFCQWVQLYSLRQEDLKMILRTFSSVFPECSIWNSKTGDILVIGSKKPLRLDYRAVSDKLRGKMAWKLKAYFNISEPLDFFSFFLVGKTGIEKLSDGAPLNTDDIPFLEFNAPLSIYADTTMQNITTLFRHMELPPIVGTKMTNDIVSELFYRKCTNYMYIGMLYNIKWIEDALSISPKNPNYILRHAKVLEANQKTKEAQTLIRKALSLAPNNAHANFEMAMLMRNIDRQKADAYFQKAVSLDGNEFVFLSETGNFKLFNGNLKEALGYFLKAVESPHGILEDSSLFYKIGVCYMKLKSYDEAVHYLKASVEANPFNGESLFTLADSYLLTKNTEPVCRLYKDALRLVEEERKAVIEKRIRQYCR; the protein is encoded by the coding sequence ATGAAAAACAGATTTTTTAGATTCTTAAGCTTATGCTTTTTCCTTTCAGGAGCCACTGCCCTTATATACGAGGTGATATGGGTAAGGCTTTTTACGCTTACCTTTGGCAATACAGTCTATGCAGTTGGAGTAGTTCTTACTGCATTTATGAGTGGGCTTTCTCTTGGAAGTTTTCTGCTCGGCAGATGGGCAGACAGAGATATAAACCTGCTTAAGGCTTACGCTATACTCGAGGCTGGGATTGGAGTCTATGCCCTCGTTTCGCCTGAGCTCATCAGCTCTATGACCTCATTTTATATTAGTGTCTCTCCATTGGGAATGCCTTTATGGATGCTACAAGGCTTAAGATACAGCCTGAGCATTATGGCACTTCTTATTCCTACCACATTAATGGGAGGCACCCTGCCTGTTTTAAGCAGATATTTTATCCGTTCCCATGGAGAGCTCGAAAAAAGGGTTGGCAGGCTTTATGCGATTAACACCATAGGAGGCGTTATTGGAGTATTCCTTGCAGGGTTTATCCTTATCAGATTCTTTGGCTTGAGCTTTAGCCTGATGCTTACTGCATTCCTTAATATAGGCATCGGCATTATTACATTTTATTTGGGCACAACAATACCAAAAGCCGATATGACTGAAGGTATCCCCATAAGAATGCTCTCTGAGGAAAGACCTTCAGGATATAGATACGCTATTTTTGCATTTTTCTTTTCAGGCTTCTCGGCAATGCTCTATGAGGTTGCGTGGAGCAGGCAGCTCGTAGCTATCATAGGCAGTGCTACTTATTCGTTCAGCCTCATACTGATGGGCTTTCTTTCAGGCATTGGCATTGGAAGCATGATTGTTTCGAGGGTCTCAGACAGGCATAAGCCCGGACTTTTTCATTTCTCCGCCATAGAGCTTTTGATTGGAATTACATGTTTCTCAACGCTTTTTCTCTTTAACCTTCTGCCTCCTTTAATGCTTAAAGGACTCCAGCTTACCGAGTCGTATAACACTGTGCTTACATTGGAGTTTCTCCTTGTGCTTGTTTTTATCCTCGTTCCGACAATACTTTTTGGAGCCACATTTCCGATAATAGCAGGGGTTTATAGTAAAGAGGGTCATACAGGGAAAAGTATTGGAAATATCTATGCAGTAAATACCACAGGCTGTATCCTGGGGTCAGCTGTTTCTGCATTCCTCCTTCTTCCTTCGCTGGGCAGTGTCATGTCAGTGAAAATAGCAGTGGCTATTAATATAGCAATCGGTATCGTGGGATTGGCGGTCTTAGGCAGAAGGTATCTCCTTGCGGCATCTACGGTCTTATTTATCGTGCCTTTTATTCCCATAAGCATTCCAAACGAGTATTTGGATTCAGGGGTTTCTATTTATGGAAAACGAAGCGACTATTCCCTGAATCAGAAAAATGTATTCTACCTTTATCAAAAAGAAGGACTTAATGCAACAATATCGGTCAGGGCTAATGCGGAAGGAAATATAAGCCTGAGGACAAATGGGAAAACAGATGCAAGCTTTTATGATATGCCCACACAGCTTGCCTTGGGGTATTTTCCTGTTCTCCTTCATCCAGAGCCTGAGGATGCCCTCGTAATAGGATTTGGTTCGGGAGCTACTGTAAGGGCAGTACTCGATTATCCGAAAATCTCTCATGTTGACTGCATAGAGATAGAGCCTGCGGTTATAGAGGCAGGAAGGTTCTTTGAAAGGGCAAGCGAGAAAGCCCTCCATGACCCAAGACTGAGTCTATTTATAGAGGATGCAAGGAGCTATATAGTCTCTTCAAAGAAAAAATACGATATCATAATCTCTGAGCCCTCAAACCCATGGATAAGCGGAATAGGAAACCTCTTTTCAAAGGAATTCTATGAAACTGCATCGCGGCTTCTTGATGAAGAGGGCATCTTCTGCCAGTGGGTTCAGCTTTACTCTTTGCGCCAAGAAGACCTAAAGATGATACTCAGAACATTTTCTTCTGTTTTCCCCGAATGCTCCATATGGAACTCAAAAACAGGCGACATATTAGTTATAGGTTCAAAAAAGCCACTTAGATTAGACTATAGGGCTGTCTCCGATAAGCTCAGGGGCAAAATGGCATGGAAACTCAAGGCATACTTTAATATCTCGGAGCCATTGGACTTTTTCTCTTTTTTCCTCGTAGGTAAAACAGGTATAGAGAAGCTCTCGGATGGAGCGCCCTTAAATACGGATGATATCCCCTTTCTTGAGTTCAATGCGCCTCTTTCTATTTATGCAGATACCACTATGCAAAACATTACGACTTTGTTTAGACATATGGAACTTCCCCCTATAGTAGGGACAAAAATGACCAATGATATCGTTTCAGAGCTTTTTTATAGGAAATGCACAAATTATATGTATATAGGAATGCTCTATAACATTAAATGGATAGAAGATGCACTTTCTATCTCGCCAAAAAACCCAAACTATATCCTTCGGCATGCAAAGGTTTTAGAGGCAAATCAGAAGACAAAGGAGGCACAGACACTTATCAGAAAGGCACTGAGCCTTGCACCAAACAATGCCCATGCAAACTTTGAAATGGCAATGCTCATGAGGAATATCGACAGACAAAAGGCAGATGCTTATTTTCAAAAGGCAGTCAGCCTCGATGGCAATGAGTTTGTCTTTCTTTCCGAGACAGGAAATTTTAAGCTCTTTAACGGAAACCTCAAGGAAGCATTGGGGTATTTCCTCAAAGCAGTCGAATCGCCCCATGGTATTCTCGAAGACAGCAGTCTTTTCTATAAGATAGGAGTATGTTATATGAAACTCAAAAGCTACGACGAGGCAGTTCATTACCTTAAGGCATCCGTTGAGGCAAATCCATTTAACGGCGAATCCCTTTTTACACTTGCAGACTCCTACCTACTCACTAAAAATACAGAGCCTGTGTGCAGGCTCTATAAAGATGCCCTTAGGCTCGTAGAGGAAGAAAGAAAAGCCGTGATTGAAAAAAGGATTCGGCAGTACTGTAGATAG
- a CDS encoding cysteine synthase, which translates to MGILDCIGNTPLARIEGINPNPKVKLYAKLEGNNPGGSVKDRIALYMIEQAEKNEALTNDKIILEATSGNTGIGLAMVSAAKKYRVKLTMPACVSIERRRVLEALGAELILSPSEEGTDGAIRLAHSIFSEEPDKYFMPNQFDSPANVLAHYETTGKEIIEQTNGAITHFVSGMGTTGTLMGAGRRLKEFNKDILIIGVEPVLGHRIQGLKNMAESIVPKIFDPVRLDEKYTVNDDEAFDTTRRLAVKEGIFVGMSSGAAMHIALRLSSELKEGVLVVILPDRGDRYLSTSLFTSVCSKCPP; encoded by the coding sequence ATGGGTATTCTTGACTGCATAGGAAACACACCTCTTGCACGAATAGAGGGCATAAATCCAAACCCAAAAGTAAAACTCTATGCAAAGCTCGAGGGCAATAACCCGGGTGGGTCTGTCAAAGACAGGATTGCCCTTTACATGATTGAGCAGGCTGAAAAAAATGAGGCACTTACAAATGACAAGATAATACTTGAGGCAACATCCGGAAACACAGGCATTGGGCTTGCCATGGTTTCAGCCGCAAAAAAATACAGGGTAAAGCTTACAATGCCTGCCTGCGTAAGCATCGAAAGAAGAAGGGTTCTGGAGGCACTGGGCGCTGAGCTTATCCTTAGCCCATCAGAGGAAGGCACAGATGGTGCAATAAGACTTGCACATAGCATATTCTCTGAGGAGCCCGATAAATACTTCATGCCAAATCAGTTCGATAGCCCTGCAAACGTCCTTGCCCATTACGAGACAACAGGAAAAGAAATAATCGAGCAGACAAACGGAGCCATTACACACTTCGTTTCAGGAATGGGGACAACAGGAACCCTCATGGGTGCAGGAAGAAGGCTTAAAGAATTCAATAAGGATATATTGATAATCGGTGTCGAGCCTGTCTTAGGCCACAGGATTCAGGGGCTTAAAAACATGGCTGAGTCAATCGTTCCAAAGATATTCGACCCTGTGAGGCTCGATGAAAAATACACTGTTAATGACGATGAGGCATTCGATACAACAAGACGGCTTGCAGTCAAAGAGGGAATATTTGTGGGCATGTCATCGGGTGCGGCAATGCATATTGCACTCAGGCTTTCAAGTGAGCTTAAAGAAGGAGTTTTAGTCGTTATCCTTCCTGATAGGGGAGATAGGTATCTTTCTACATCTCTATTCACATCCGTATGTAGTAAATGCCCTCCATAA